The sequence GGAGCTGACGGGTGACGCGGTGGTCCAGACGGTGCCCAGCGGTCCCTCCTACCCGTGGCAGAACTACCAGAGGCTTGTCGTCTCCGCGCTTCACGGCGCAAGGAAGTGGGTCGTGATAACCACCCCCTACCTGATACCGGACGACGAGCTGCTGCACGCGCTGGAGACGGCGGTCCTCGGCGGCGTCCGGGTACAGCTGGTGATCCCGGAGAAGAGCGACCAGTTCCTCGTCGGCAACGCGGCGAAGGCGTACTACGGCGCGCTGCTCGACTCGGGGGTGGAGATCTATCTCTTCTCCGAGGGGATCCTGCACTCCAAGACGATGACCGTCGACCACGACCTGGCCTTCCTCGGGACGAGCAACTTCGACATCCGCTCCTTCGCGCTGAACTTCGAGCTCAACCTTGTGCTGTACGGTAGGGGGGAGACGGAGGCCGTGAGGAAGGCGCAGCATGCATATATCGCCTCTTCGCGCCGACTGACACGGGAGGAGTGGGGCGAGCGCCCGACGGTCGTGCGAGTCATACACGGAATAACAAAGCTGTTCAGCCCCCTGCTGTAGGTCGGGCGCAGGGGGCTGTTTCAATGTTTCTTTTTTCCACCCGACGCCTATGGAGGTGTTCAAGATGCAAACCGGCATGATGCCGATGTTGCTTGAGAGAGTCCAGGATGTCTTTCACCCTGTCGAGGCCAGAGGGGGATCGCCGGTCGCGGCAATGGCGGGGCGGCTGCCTTACGTGAAGGAGCTGAGCGGGCACCCGAGGTTCTGCGGCTCCGTGATGGGGGTGGATGTGCTATGGGACTTCGACGTCCTTGAAAAACAGGGAATGAAGCCGTGCGACCCGGACTACACCGCGGAGTACCTGCTGGCGGGCAGGAAGGTCAGGGTCCTTGGACGACATCACCGCTACCTCGACTACCCGGTGAACGTCTTTCTCAACGTCTGCATGGTGTACGAGGGGATCCTGGAGATAGTCGACTTTTGCATCAACCTGCTGGCCCAGGTTGCGCCGGTCAACTGGTCCGCGTTTCACCTGCCGCGGGAGATGCACTTCACCCCGCTCGGCGGCAAGGACTCCTACCATTTCGACAGGGAGGCCGGGCGCATTATGCTGAACATGCCGACCGCGACCTACAAAAAACTGCCTATCGCGATAACAAGCGGCTCCGGGGCGGTCGGCAGGGTGACCTTCGACCTTGTTCCCGGCGAGACGTTCTTCCAGGGGTAAGGGGGCGGACATGAAGAAGATAGTCTACATCGACTACGAGAACATGCCGGGGGTCAATATCGAGGACGTGGAGGAGACCAAGTTTCTGATCTTCATAGGGCAGAACCAGAAGAAGCTGCCCACCGAGACTATAGTCAAGATGCAGCCGCTTGGGGAGCGCGTCGAGTGGATCACAATAAGCGGCTCGGGCAGGAACGCACTGGACTTCCACATAGCCTACTACCTGGCCAAGTACAACGTCTACAGCGGCGCCACTCACTACATCCTATCGAAGGACGCCGGGTACGACCCGCTGGTGAAGCACGTCGCCAGGTTTGGACAGAAAGTCAAGCGGATCATCACGCCGGAGGAGATAAAGGAGAAGGCGGTCCTGGCGCCCGAGCTCGCGCAGAAGTACGCCAAGGCGATCGAGATACTGAAGAAGCAGGACAAGATCCGACGCCCCAAGACCAGGAAGACGCTCTCCTCCAGCATCGAGACTCTTTTTTCGAGCCAGGTGTCGAAGGAGGACACGGATCTGATAGTTGAGCACATGTTCAGGGAGCGCTTCATCGAGGAGAAGAACAAGCGCATCGCCTACATGGACTGACCGTCATCCTCTCGTTGTCCTCGAAGCGAGCCCTTCGGCATGGAGGCGAGCAGTATCGCCGCTACGATCATGAGGCTTCCCGTCACCTCTCGTGCGGTGGGCATCTCGTTGCTCATAAGCGCCGCCAGGATGATGCCCGTGGGTATCTCTATCGTGCAGATGTGGCTTGACGTCGCCGCAGAGATGTACTTCAGCGACACGCAGTAGGCGCCGTAGGCCAGGATGCTCCCGAAGAAGGTTATGATCAGTATCATCCCCAGGTCGTGAGCCCCCAGGGCGGGGATGTCGCCCCATCCGGCCGAGAGGTGTTTTATCGTCGCCATTATCAGCCAACCGAGTAGGTGGGAGTAAAAAAGCAGCTTCGCGGCCGGCATTTTCTCGCGCGAGATCATCACCCGTCCGGCGATGAACTGCCCTGAAAGCCCGACCACCGCCATCGCTCCCCAGAGTATGCCGGGAAGCGAGAAGCTCTCCCCCGGCTCGCCCTTCGAGAAAACCCCCGTCCATACGCCCGCGATCACCAGCGCCGCCGCCACGTACTGGAGCGGTGTCGGGCGCTCCTTCGTGATCCACAGGTCGCCCAACAGGGTCACGAGCGGGAAGGTGTAGTGGATTATCAAAGCCTGCGGAACCGTGAGGTACTCCAGGGAGTACATGAAGCAGGCGCCGGTCATTGGGATGGCGAAGATGGAGTAGATCGCCAGCGAGATGCCCTCCTTGGGCGTCAGCCGGAGTGCCCTGCGATCCGTCAGGAGAATCCACAGGAGCATGAAAATCGCCACGAAAAATGCACGCAGAACTACGGTGGTGGTCATATCTACGCCCCTGAGGGCGAGTATCCGACCGACGGGGCTCACCACTCCCCAAGAGACGCCGGTTACCAACGCGGCCATGACGCCCGCCCAGTGCATGGACATACTGTTCAATCCCTTCTGAAATGAAGTAATGAGCCGACTATTCCAGGCATGCTCGAATAAGGGCTATCTGAGTGACCACGTGCTCTGCGGTCTTCGCGATGGCCTGGTAGTCGCCCTCGACTCCCGCCGGCTTGAGGAGTCCCGCTCCTCCCCCCACGGCGAAGGCGCCCGCTTGGAACCAGTCATCCAAGTTGACCGGTGCGACCCCGCCCAGGGGCATGACCCTGGCTTTCGGCAGGGCGGTGCGGGCGGCCCTGATGAACTTGGGGCCCAGAACGTCTCCCGGAAAGGCCCTCGTCAGATCCACGCCCCATTCCATGGCCTTTGCTATCTCCGATATTGTGCCGACTCCTGGTATGTAGGCCGTGCCGAAGCTGTTGCACATCCTCGCGACGTCCTCGTCGAAGAAGAACGAGCCGATAAAGTCTACCCCCGCGTCGATGCACCGTCTCGCGGTGGAGGCATCGGAAACCGCCCCTGCGCCCAGGGTCAATCCCTTGCATCGTCCTCGCTCGACCACCTCGTACATGATCTCGAAGACATACGGGCACGAGGTCGAAAACTCGAGCACGTCGATTCCTCCCTCGAAGACGGCCTCGGCTGTGGACACCCCGTCGTCCATGTCCCTGGCGCTTATTATCCCGACCACTCCGAGGTCGGACAGTCGCTGGAGCACTTCATGCTTTTGAACGTTCATTTTCCGCATCCTCCCGGCATGATCTTCCTGAAATGATGGCAGAAGGCCGTTCCCTCCGATGGAGACGGCGGCGTCAAAGGAGGTTTCTCATTCGAGCCAGCGCACAATCTCCTCCAGCATCGTTCGGTGCAACATCTTTGTAACCGATCCCGGTTTTCCGTTCCCAATGACCTGGTCGCCGATCCTGACCACGGGGACCACTTCCTTCACCGAGCCGGTGATGAAGGCCTCATCGGCGTCTGTCAACTCGGAGAGGAGAGGGCACCTCTCCTCGATCTCCATCCCCTTTTCCGAGGCGAGCTGCAGAATAATAGCCCTCATGGTTCCCTTGAGGACGCGGGAGAGAGGAGCGGTGATCAGCTTGCCCCCGGAGTAAAGGAAAAACGAGCTGTGTGCGGCCTCCGTTATCTCCCCGTCGGGGCAGTAGAGTACCTCGAACGCGTCCTCGTGCTTGGCGAAGCCGGAGTAGGATAACATGTAGTCGATGCTCTTGATGCCCGGTATGTGGCGCCCTCCGTCCACGGGGCAGAGCAGCACTCCGTTGGAGTATACCTCCGGCGCCGGCTTCTGGACCTTCTCGAACAGTATGAAGAGCCGCGCCGCCGGGAAAGTCCCGGATATGGAGATGTCCCCTCCGGTGATGTAGGGTCGGACCAGGCAATCCTCTGTCATCCTCGATATCCCCTCTCGTATGACCTCTTTTATCTCCTCGATGGAGAGGGGAAGCGTCATGGAGGCGCTGTCGGACGAGTTTGCCAGGCGCTCCAGGTGAGGGGTCAGCATCAGTGGACGCCTTCTAAAGGTACTGATCGACTCGAAGACTCCGACCCCGCGCAGTATGATGTAATCGGTGACGGGGAGTGTCGCCCTCTCCTTCGGCATGAACTCGCCGTCCATATAGCACAATGACATAAAGTCTCACCTCGAAAATTCGGTCTTGGAACCTTTGCAGTATAAGGGTATTATAGATAAAATGCACGGCTTTTGTCCGCGAAATACTCGTAAGGGAGACCAATTATGCCCAAGTCGACTCTACTGCGCCCGGCCGGCCGGGTTGCAATTTCGTTGCTCCTCCTGCTTTTCACGTGCGGTGGAGCGCTGGCAAAGAACAGCGGTTACCGGGTGATGATGATAAATTCCTATCACTCCACCGACTCGTGGACGGCGGAGACCATCGAAGGGATCAGGCAGACTCTCCTGTCCGAGGGCGCCGAGCTCGACTTGCAGATGGAGTTCTTGGATTCCAAGCACGACAGCTCGGCCGAGTCCATAAAGGCCTTCCGCGACTACGTCATCAGGAAATATTCGGGCAGGCAGCTGGACCTGATAGTTTGCACCGGCGACGAGGCGCTGAGTTTCGTCAAAAGCATCCAGCCGAGGTTCTTCCCCGATGTGCCGGCGGTCTTTTGCGGGGTGATGGTGGACGATATGTACGACCCTCGGGCCAGCCCCATGATGACTGGAATTTTCGAGGGTCTGGATATTCGCGGGACGGCTGAGCTGGCCCTCAAGCTCTTCCCGCGCACACAAAACCTGGCGCTCGTGAGCGACATGTCCGACGCCGGGATGGGCGTGGTGAGCCGCGCGAGAAGGGAGCTCTTCGGCCTGAGGGATAACTTGAACATAATCGATCTGTTCGGCCTCACGAAATCGCAGCTTCAGGACAGCCTCTCGGCCCTTCCCCCCGCGACCGTCATCCTCATGCTCGTGTATTTCGGGGACGGCAGGGGCAACTACTTCTCCCCCCGCCAGAGCTCCGCCATCGTGAGGGACTCGTGTTCCTACCCGCTGTTCAGCCTCTGGAGCATTTTTCCAGACGAGGGCGCCCTGGGGGGAAGCGTTCTTCGGGCGGGTATGCACGGCGAGAAAGCCGGCCAGATCGGGCTGAGGCTTCTCCACGGCGAGCCGCCCGCGGACATCCCCGCGCTGACAGACAGGGATTTCATCTCCGTGCTCAACCACGACGAGCTCTTCCGTTTTGGACTGTCGGCGAGCGCTCTTCCCGAGGGAGCGATAGTGGTTCACGAGCCTCCTCCCTCGTTTGTGCTGAATTGGCGGCTTGTCCTCGTCAACGCGGCCGTGATAGCGGCATGCGTTCTGTACATCTCCCTGCTGCTCTTCAACGAGCGCCGCCGGAGGAGGGCCGCCCGGTCTCTGACCCTTCGGAAATCCATGTGGGAAGGGCTGTTCGGCAACGCCCCCGAGGCGTTCGTAGTGATCGACGACAAGAACGTGGTCCACAACGTAAACAAAGCGTTCACCAGGCTGTTCGGCTACTCCAGGGAAGAGTCTATCGGAAGGGACGTGGACGACTTGGTCGCGGCGAACTCCGGCATCAGGCCCGAGGCCGTAGAGGTGACGAACAGGCTGAAACGGGGCGAGGCCGTCCACGAGGAGAGCGTCCGCACCGGCAAGCATGGAAAACGCGTCGAAGTAAGCATCCAGGGGTCGTTGTTCCCCTGGCCCGACGGCGGTGCCTATGGTTACGCGATATACACCGACATCTCAGGACGAGTCAGGGACGAACAGGCGATGGAGCACCACATAATCTCGGAGTCCGCCGTAGCGGCTGCATCCCGTACTCTGCTGTCCGGCAGCTCCTTCGGAGGGATCCCCCGGACCCTAGAGGAGATGGCAATTCTAGCAGGAGCGGACAATGGGTTCTTCGTCGAGTTTGACCCCTCCGGCATGATAGAGCGAGAGGCGCTCTTCTACGAGGACAAGGCCTCCTGGAGTTCGTCTCCGCATGTGTCCGACATCCTCTCCACAGAGGGGGTAGACGAGATCAACCGACGCCTGGAGGAGAAAGGACGCCTTCTCTTGGACGCTAGAAGGGAGCTGCCCCTTGAAAACGCCGCCCGCGCGAGGGAGCTGCTCCGTCGTTTCGGGAGCCCTCTCCTGATCATGCCGGTCTTCTCCGGCGAATCCGCCCGGGGGTGGGTAGGGCTGCGCATGCTGCAGGACTCGCTGCCCTCCTCGATCGACTCCGCACTCACGGTCTTTTGCGATCTTATGGGAAGCGTCATCCAGCAGGAGAGGCGGCGCGCATCGGCGACGGAGAACGCGAGGATCCTCGAGGGTACGTCCCACGGGATGGTCGAGATCCTCGGGCGAACCCTGGCTATGAAGGACCCCTACACGGTAGGGCACCAATTCGAGGTGGCCAGGCTCGCTCGTGCGATGGCTATTCGCGGGGGATTCGACGAGGATTTCGTCGAGAAGGTCTACTACGCCGGCCTTGTGCACGACCTCGGAAAGATCGTCGTCCCGTCGTCGATCCTCTCAAAGCCGGGGCGACTCAACGACGTGGAGTTCGCCATAATAAAAGAGCACGCGTTTCACGGATGGGAAATACTCTCATCGGCGGAGTTTCCCTGGCCCCTGGCGGAGATCGTGTTCCAGCATCACGAACGGCTCGACGGCTCCGGCTACCCCAATAGGCTGAAGGGCTCCGACATCATGGCGGAGGCGCGCCTGATCGCAGTCGCGGACGTCGTGGAGGCGATGACCTCTCACAGGCCCTATCGCCCCGGGCTTGGAATCGAGGCGGCGTTGGACGAGGTACGCTCCGGAAGCGGCAAACTGTTCGACCCGCTCGCCGTCGAGCTGTGCCTCGCGGTGATGGAGGACGGGTTCCTCTTCGACGAGAAAAACTACGAGCTGGCCCTTCCCTGACCCTTTGTGCGTTTTGCGCACGTAATGTATAATGAGTTCTGTCAATAGGTGTTGAATCTGAAAACAGTGACACACCGAAGCGGCTGATGCGAAAGGAGAGGGTTCGTATGTCGTTGCACGTGCTCGCAATCAATCCCGGCTCGACGAGCACCAAGATCGCATGGTTCACCGACGGCCATGAGGAGTGGAGAGAGACGGTCAGACACGATCCCGAGGGGCTGTCGCATTTTCCCTCGGTGGCGGACCAGTTTCAGTTTAGGCTCGACACGATAGCGGAGGCGACGGCGTCAAAGGGCGCCTCTTTCGACGATCTCTCCGCCGTCGCCGGCAGGGGAGGCCTTGTCGAACCGGTTCCGGGAGGCACATACCTGGTCGACGACTCGCTGCTCGCTCGCCTTAGGATGGGCAAGCCCTGGGAGCATGCCTCCAACCTTGGCGGGATCCTGGCGGACGCGATCTGCCGCCCGAGGAAAATCCCAGCGTTCATCGTCGACCCCGTCGCGGTCGACGAGATGATCCCCATGGCCAAGCTGACCGGCTTGAAGGAGCTGCCCAAGGTGTCGCTGAGTCATACTCTCAACGTGAAGGCCACGGTACGCCGAGCCGCCGCGGACCTGGGAAAAATGTGGGACGAGCTCAACTTCGTCGTCGCGCACGTAGGAGGCGGCATCACGGTCTGCACCCACGAGAAGGGGCGCATGACCGACCTCAACAACGCCAACGACTTCGGCCCCTTCTCTCCCGAGAGGAGCGGGGGGCTTCCAGCCGGGGACCTGATACGCCGCTGCCTGGAGAGCGGACTCACCGAGAAGGAGATGCTCAGGAGGGTGGTCGGCGGGGGAGGCCTCGTCGCCTACACGGGCACCAGCGATGTCCGCGAGGTCAAGGAAATGGCGGCGAAGGGCGACAGGGTGGCGAAACTGGCCTACGAGGGCATGGCCTACTGGGTGGCCCGCGACATAGGTGCCATGGCAGTGGCCCTTTCCGGCAAAGTGGACGCGATCCTGCTCACCGGCGGCGTCGCCTACGACGGGGATTTTGTGACACTTGTACAGAAGCGGGTTCAGTGGATTGCGCCCGTGCTGACCTACCCGGGCGAGGACGAGATGCCCGCTCTGGCCGAGGGTGCCTTCCGTGTTCTGAGGGACGAGGAGAAGGAGAAGATTTATTCCGACTACGCAACAGGAGGAGATCGCTGATGACGGCAGATGGCAAGTCGCTCTCCCGCCGTGCGGGGGAGGGGATCGATTTTCTGATCGAGGAGAGCAGGAAGGGGCGTCCGATGACGCTGGCGCTGGCCTGCCCGTACGGCGATGACGCATTGGGCGCCGCGTGCAGGGCGCAGAGGGAGGGGGTCGTGAAGACCATCCTGATCGGCGACGAGGCACGCATCCGGGCGACAGCGGAGAAGGACGGCTGCGACACGACCGGCGTCACCATAATCGACGAGTCCGACGACGACAGGGCGATAGCCAGAAGCGTGCAGATGGTCTCCTCCGGCGACGCGGACTTCCTCATGAAGGGGCTGGTCAAGACGTCGGCCCTTCTAAAGGCCGTGCTTAACAAGGAGTGGGGCCTGAGGACCGGGTCCCTCCTGTCGCACCTCTTCCTGTTCGAGATAGGGGCCCTCGGGGGCAAGGTCGTCGGAATCTCCGACGGAGGCATGAACACCTACCCGGACCTCGACGCCAAGGTGAAGATAATCGAGAACTCGGTCGCCTGCTTCCACAGGATAGGCGTCCCTCAGCCGAAGATAGCCGCGCTGGCGGCGGTAGAGGCGGTCAACCCGGACATGAAGGCCACGATGGATGCGGCGGCGCTCGCCAAGATGAACGAGAGAGGTCAGATAAAGGGCTGCCTCGTGGACGGCCCTCTCGCCCTGGACAATGCTGTGAGCGAGGAGGCGGCCAGGATAAAGGGCATCTCCTCACCCGTGGCGGGCAACGCCGACATGCTGCTTGTCCCGGACATAGAGTCCGGAAACTTCGTGGGCAAGGTGCTGATCTACATGACCGGCTGCAAGGGCGCGGGCGTCGTCCTCGGGGCGAGGAAGCCCATAGTCCTCACCAGCCGCTTCGACAGCGTGGAGACCAAGCTGCTTTCGATCTCACTGGGCGCCGTGGTCGCCCGTGGTTGATAAATATCACATCCTAAAAGAGGGGGACTCGTTTTAATGGAACAGATTCGTTCGCTTTCGCAGCTTTTGGAGTACGCAGGCAAGATAGGCGCGGAGAAGGGCCCGAAGAAGCTCTCGGTGGCAATGGCGGAGGACGCGGGGCTTCTTACCGCGATAGAGGAGGCGCGCAAGGCGGGATTCGCCGAGGCCATCCTGGTCGGAAACGGCGACAAGATGAAGACGGCCGCGGAGCAGTCCGGGGTCGACCTGTCCAACTACGAGCTCATAGACGAGCGTGACGAACCGGCGATGGGCATCGCCGCAGTGACCCAGGTCTCGTCGAAGAAGGCGGACATCTACATGAAGGGGCAGATCCACACCAACAACTTCCTCCGCGCCATGCTCAACAAGGAGTGCGGCCTTCGCAGGGGAAGGAACACCATCTCCCACTGCTACTTCCACAGCGTGGAGGGCTTCGACAGGATCTTCTTCATCTCCGACGCGGCCTTCAACATGTACCCCGACCTCGCCGCGAAGGCCGATATAACGCAGAACACCGTCGACCTTGCCCGCTCTTTCGGAGTTGCCGAGCCCAAGGTGGCGGTTCTGGCCGCGGTCGAGGTCGTGAACCCGGACATGCCCGCGACCCTGGACGCGGCGGCCCTCACCCAGATGAACAGGCGCGGGCAGATCAAGAACTGCATAGTGGACGGACCGTTCGCCCTCGACAACGCCGTCAGCGAGGAGTCGGCCAGGACGAAGGGGATAGTCTCCCCCGTGGCGGGCAAGGCGGACATCTTCATAGTGCCCGACATCGACTCGGGCAACATGCTCGCGAAGGGGATTGTCTACTTCTCCAAGAACGAGACGGCGGGGCTGATCCTCGGCGCCTCCGCGCCGATAGTGCTGACGAGCAGGGCGGACTCCAACAGGGCGAAGCTCCTCTCTATCGCCGCTGCGGTGGTCCTGTCCGACTTCAACAAGTAGGCATATCCACGATGAAGATCCTTGCGCTGAACCCCGGCTCCACCAGCACCAAGGTCGCCCTGTACGAGTGCGGTCCGGACGGTGCCAAAGAGCTCTGGAGCGACACGCAGCGCTACGACACGGATGTCCTTGGGCGCTTCTCCGGCGTGATGGAGCAGGAGGAGTTCCGCCTGGAGGAGATACGCAAGTGCCTCGCCGCGCACGAAACCTCGGCATCGGAGCTCGACGCGGTGGTCG comes from Synergistaceae bacterium and encodes:
- a CDS encoding EamA family transporter, with the protein product MSMHWAGVMAALVTGVSWGVVSPVGRILALRGVDMTTTVVLRAFFVAIFMLLWILLTDRRALRLTPKEGISLAIYSIFAIPMTGACFMYSLEYLTVPQALIIHYTFPLVTLLGDLWITKERPTPLQYVAAALVIAGVWTGVFSKGEPGESFSLPGILWGAMAVVGLSGQFIAGRVMISREKMPAAKLLFYSHLLGWLIMATIKHLSAGWGDIPALGAHDLGMILIITFFGSILAYGAYCVSLKYISAATSSHICTIEIPTGIILAALMSNEMPTAREVTGSLMIVAAILLASMPKGSLRGQREDDGQSM
- a CDS encoding bifunctional 2-keto-4-hydroxyglutarate aldolase/2-keto-3-deoxy-6-phosphogluconate aldolase, with protein sequence MNVQKHEVLQRLSDLGVVGIISARDMDDGVSTAEAVFEGGIDVLEFSTSCPYVFEIMYEVVERGRCKGLTLGAGAVSDASTARRCIDAGVDFIGSFFFDEDVARMCNSFGTAYIPGVGTISEIAKAMEWGVDLTRAFPGDVLGPKFIRAARTALPKARVMPLGGVAPVNLDDWFQAGAFAVGGGAGLLKPAGVEGDYQAIAKTAEHVVTQIALIRACLE
- a CDS encoding class IV aminotransferase gives rise to the protein MSLCYMDGEFMPKERATLPVTDYIILRGVGVFESISTFRRRPLMLTPHLERLANSSDSASMTLPLSIEEIKEVIREGISRMTEDCLVRPYITGGDISISGTFPAARLFILFEKVQKPAPEVYSNGVLLCPVDGGRHIPGIKSIDYMLSYSGFAKHEDAFEVLYCPDGEITEAAHSSFFLYSGGKLITAPLSRVLKGTMRAIILQLASEKGMEIEERCPLLSELTDADEAFITGSVKEVVPVVRIGDQVIGNGKPGSVTKMLHRTMLEEIVRWLE
- a CDS encoding HD domain-containing protein codes for the protein MPKSTLLRPAGRVAISLLLLLFTCGGALAKNSGYRVMMINSYHSTDSWTAETIEGIRQTLLSEGAELDLQMEFLDSKHDSSAESIKAFRDYVIRKYSGRQLDLIVCTGDEALSFVKSIQPRFFPDVPAVFCGVMVDDMYDPRASPMMTGIFEGLDIRGTAELALKLFPRTQNLALVSDMSDAGMGVVSRARRELFGLRDNLNIIDLFGLTKSQLQDSLSALPPATVILMLVYFGDGRGNYFSPRQSSAIVRDSCSYPLFSLWSIFPDEGALGGSVLRAGMHGEKAGQIGLRLLHGEPPADIPALTDRDFISVLNHDELFRFGLSASALPEGAIVVHEPPPSFVLNWRLVLVNAAVIAACVLYISLLLFNERRRRRAARSLTLRKSMWEGLFGNAPEAFVVIDDKNVVHNVNKAFTRLFGYSREESIGRDVDDLVAANSGIRPEAVEVTNRLKRGEAVHEESVRTGKHGKRVEVSIQGSLFPWPDGGAYGYAIYTDISGRVRDEQAMEHHIISESAVAAASRTLLSGSSFGGIPRTLEEMAILAGADNGFFVEFDPSGMIEREALFYEDKASWSSSPHVSDILSTEGVDEINRRLEEKGRLLLDARRELPLENAARARELLRRFGSPLLIMPVFSGESARGWVGLRMLQDSLPSSIDSALTVFCDLMGSVIQQERRRASATENARILEGTSHGMVEILGRTLAMKDPYTVGHQFEVARLARAMAIRGGFDEDFVEKVYYAGLVHDLGKIVVPSSILSKPGRLNDVEFAIIKEHAFHGWEILSSAEFPWPLAEIVFQHHERLDGSGYPNRLKGSDIMAEARLIAVADVVEAMTSHRPYRPGLGIEAALDEVRSGSGKLFDPLAVELCLAVMEDGFLFDEKNYELALP
- the buk gene encoding butyrate kinase, giving the protein MSLHVLAINPGSTSTKIAWFTDGHEEWRETVRHDPEGLSHFPSVADQFQFRLDTIAEATASKGASFDDLSAVAGRGGLVEPVPGGTYLVDDSLLARLRMGKPWEHASNLGGILADAICRPRKIPAFIVDPVAVDEMIPMAKLTGLKELPKVSLSHTLNVKATVRRAAADLGKMWDELNFVVAHVGGGITVCTHEKGRMTDLNNANDFGPFSPERSGGLPAGDLIRRCLESGLTEKEMLRRVVGGGGLVAYTGTSDVREVKEMAAKGDRVAKLAYEGMAYWVARDIGAMAVALSGKVDAILLTGGVAYDGDFVTLVQKRVQWIAPVLTYPGEDEMPALAEGAFRVLRDEEKEKIYSDYATGGDR
- a CDS encoding bifunctional enoyl-CoA hydratase/phosphate acetyltransferase is translated as MTADGKSLSRRAGEGIDFLIEESRKGRPMTLALACPYGDDALGAACRAQREGVVKTILIGDEARIRATAEKDGCDTTGVTIIDESDDDRAIARSVQMVSSGDADFLMKGLVKTSALLKAVLNKEWGLRTGSLLSHLFLFEIGALGGKVVGISDGGMNTYPDLDAKVKIIENSVACFHRIGVPQPKIAALAAVEAVNPDMKATMDAAALAKMNERGQIKGCLVDGPLALDNAVSEEAARIKGISSPVAGNADMLLVPDIESGNFVGKVLIYMTGCKGAGVVLGARKPIVLTSRFDSVETKLLSISLGAVVARG
- a CDS encoding bifunctional enoyl-CoA hydratase/phosphate acetyltransferase, which codes for MEQIRSLSQLLEYAGKIGAEKGPKKLSVAMAEDAGLLTAIEEARKAGFAEAILVGNGDKMKTAAEQSGVDLSNYELIDERDEPAMGIAAVTQVSSKKADIYMKGQIHTNNFLRAMLNKECGLRRGRNTISHCYFHSVEGFDRIFFISDAAFNMYPDLAAKADITQNTVDLARSFGVAEPKVAVLAAVEVVNPDMPATLDAAALTQMNRRGQIKNCIVDGPFALDNAVSEESARTKGIVSPVAGKADIFIVPDIDSGNMLAKGIVYFSKNETAGLILGASAPIVLTSRADSNRAKLLSIAAAVVLSDFNK